The following are encoded together in the Equus quagga isolate Etosha38 chromosome 1, UCLA_HA_Equagga_1.0, whole genome shotgun sequence genome:
- the BHLHE40 gene encoding class E basic helix-loop-helix protein 40 — MERIPSAQPPPACLPKAPGLEPGDLPGMDFAHMYQVYKSRRGMKRSDDSKETYKLPHRLIEKKRRDRINECIAQLKDLLPEHLKLTTLGHLEKAVVLELTLKHVKALTNLIDQQQQKIIALQSGLQAGELSGRNVEAGQEMFCSGFQTCAREVLQYLAKHENTRDLKSSQLVTHLHRVVSELLQGGTSRKPADPAPKVMDFKEKPSSLANGSEGPGKNCVPVIQRTFPHSSGEQSGSDTDTDSGYGGESEKGDLRGEQPYFKSDHGRRFTMGERIGAIKQESEEPPTKKSRMQLSDDEGHFTGSDLMSSPFLGPHPHQPPFCLPFYLIPPSATAYLPMLEKCWYPTSVPVLYPGLNASAAALTSFMNPDKISAPLLMPQRLPSPLPSHPALDSSALLQALKQIPPLNLETKD; from the exons ATGGAGCGGATCCCCAGCGCGCAACCGCCCCCCGCCTGCCTGCCCAAAGCTCCAGGACTGGAGCCCGGCGACCTACCAGG GATGGATTTTGCCCACATGTACCAAGTGTACAAGTCGAGGCGAGGAATGAAGCGGAGCGACGACAGCAAG GAGACCTACAAACTGCCGCACCGGCTCATCGAGAAAAAGAGACGTGACCGGATTAACGAGTGCATCGCCCAGCTGAAGGATCTCCTACCCGAACATCTCAAACTTACA ACTTTGGGTCACTTGGAAAAAGCGGTGGTTCTTGAACTTACCTTGAAGCATGTGAAAGCACTAACAAACCTAATTGATCAGCAGCAGCAGAAAATCATCGCCCTGCAGAGCGGTTTACAAGCTG GTGAGCTGTCGGGGAGAAATGTTGAAGCAGGTCAAGAGATGTTCTGCTCAGGTTTCCAGACGTGTGCCCGGGAGGTGCTTCAGTACCTGGCGAAGCATGAGAACACTCGGGACCTGAAGTCTTCACAGCTCGTCACTCACCTCCACCGAGTGGTCTCGGAGCTGCTGCAGGGTGGTACCTCCAGGAAGCCGGCAGACCCGGCTCCCAAAGTGATGGACTTCAAGGAGAAACCCAGCTCCCTGGCCAACGGCTCCGAAGGCCCTGGGAAAAACTGTGTGCCAGTCATCCAGCGGACTTTCCCTCACTCAAGTGGGGAGCAGAGTGGCAGTGACACGGACACAGACAGCGGCTATGGAGGAGAATCAGAGAAGGGTGACTTGCGCGGTGAGCAACCATACTTCAAGAGCGATCATGGACGCAGGTTCACCATGGGAGAAAGGATTGGTGCTATTAAGCAAGAATCTGAAGAACCCCCCACAAAAAAGAGCAGAATGCAGCTCTCAGATGATGAAGGCCATTTCACTGGCAGTGACCTGATGAGCTCCCCGTTCCTGGGTCCACACCCGCACCAGCCTCCCTTTTGCCTGCCCTTCTACCTGATCCCACCCTCAGCAACTGCCTACTTGCCCATGCTGGAGAAGTGCTGGTACCCCACCTCGGTCCCAGTGTTGTACCCGGGCCTCAACGCCTCCGCTGCAGCCCTCACCAGCTTCATGAACCCAGACAAGATCTCGGCCCCCTTGCTCATGCCCCAGAGACTCCCTTCTCCCTTGCCCAGCCATCCGGCCCTCGACTCTTCTGCCCTGCTCCAAGCTCTGAAGCAGATCCCCCCTTTAAACTTAGAAACCAAAGACTAA